The DNA window aatagtagtaattgaaataagacaatgtaaatttctaaattaataatgcaaaattaggatattttcataataaataaaattaattcataaatcaatgtaaataaaataaattatgggAAATAAAAACACGGAAAAATACCAGAAAATGAGTTTTATAAGGAAGAAATGGTCTCATTTTATTATGTCCATATTAATTAATGCAGATAatgataaatattatattataaaaaaattaaaagtgtaaataatgataaaattttaattacgtatgaAGTACAAaaacttattaaaaaattacataagaaGTTGCTGACAGAAATGTGGCAGAAATCATATGTCAGCAATATAATGGAGTGACAAAAATGCCCTTTTAGAGCCTGAGGGTGTTTTGGTCCGAAAAACTTTattcgtgattatatttaacgttAGGCTCCTCtggtactatttttttattaagggTAACTGGTGTAACAAGTGCAAAAGTTATGATCatttggtgcagttcactcttaTTAAAAATGTAATAACTCAATTATAACGAGACAACCACAAGATTAATAATGTTTCAAGATTCAAGTAGTGGACGGAGAAAGAGTGTTATGTTGGGAAATGGGATATTGCTATATTTCATTCGCCGGGAAAGTGCCTATTAAAGTGTGTAAACTAAAATGtgtcaaatttttaaaattgttacCTTGACTAATAATTTTGCGTGGTCAATACTAGTCATGAATATTATGTATACCACAAGTTTCTCAAGCTAGGCTCCTCGATGCGAGGGAAAAAAGAGAGACACATTAGCAcactaattttgaattttatatataaacaaGACAACTAGACAGTATAATAACCCCAAAATAAATACTGGGAGTAAAACCAAACAAATTAgtataatagtactactaattaacAAAAGAATTTGTTATTCAACTCATAATCATGAACACTGTCATAAGTTTCCATAGAAAAACAATATTCGTGGTTGATGCTTCATATTGTTGGTTTCATGGTACATGTAtgaagatctcatctaatctatataagtgtggataaccctcccccttataaggcattttaaggggtgagtggctcatttctaatatggtatcagagcgggctcaagtcgatgatggttttctctttatctcttatctacctcacgagtggaagaccgatgtcatTTCCGGCCaacatcgatgatggttctcttatctcttgcattgtctacccacgtgatggaagaccgatgtcctttctgGCCTACACGTGAGGGtgcgtgttaaattctctaaaaattctgtctcacatcgacttggtgaagatcccatctaatctatataagtgtgaatAACCCCTCTTATAAGGTCTTTTAAgaggtgagtgactcatttctaataacTTCTTTTCTAGTTCGATGGTAACGATTTATACTAGTGAGGAATCAAAATTGATTTGtttatgtgaaaatattgtATACGAAACTGCCACATTATTATATACATTTTCCTATTTTCTCTCACATTACTATagagtttaatttttttttccagaaTAATACCGAATACGCATACACTGTTGAAAATATCTTTTGCATATCCTTCCTTAGTGTGAAAGAGCTCAAAAGTCAAGTTTCATTGTCTAAGAGCTCAAAAGTCAAGCCCTTTTTTGTCGGATACTTTTTGTATTTAGAATTTTTCTAATACTATCAGATATATTTTCAACATTGCTAAAATATTaaagataaatataaaaatatattaacacCAAATTTTGTGCACAATACATAGAATAGAAGTTTCTTCctaatttatagtactagtaattaaagGCTATATATAGGAGGAGTTTTTCTTTGCCCCACCCCAGCCTGGTATGAAGGCCATAAAAAGTGGAATTATGTTTTAACAGTCCATCGGAGAGCATCCACgatggggcgccctatgcttcgccacatcatcattttatgtTGGTTTCATATTGGTAGTATTTTAGTATTAATGTATGTTATTAAGGACGATATATATTAAatgttataaaaaataaatattttcatattgatttaattttaaatttatttaaatttataatttccaATTTTAACATAATGTTACTATATAGGAgcactatttttttaaatcttatataatgatatttatttattttttacaatgTCAAATTAGTAGAAGGAAGATATTTTAAATCTATGCACGGGTGTTACACTAGTTTAGATAATAAACTAGTTTAAACGACTTTTGTTCATGCgcattatcattattatttgcAATATCATATGCATAAATACAccaattttatttcctaaaatTCAAACCACGTTGGTTTCTTCTTAAGAAACGACATCGTTTTTCAATGCTCACATGGAGTATACAGTAACATTAATTTCAAGGCAGTCTGTGATACGTAGGCCTGCTTAATCGGTTCTCCGGTTCTTGAGTACCCGGaaccagaaccggaaccggaaccggaaccgacctAGTAATTGAGGAACCGGGAACCGGttttccggttccggttctaccCAGAACCGACTGTTTCTTACCCGGAACCgaataataaatcaattttagattttcaaattttataagatactattattaattagtaTCCAATTATCTTATACGCGTGTGTGTCTGTATTGAGGCTGTGTGTGCGCGCTTAGGGCTATGTGTGTGcttgttgtgtgtgtgtgtgtgtgtttaggTGTATACTTTTgtgttgattttgattttcaGGTGTTATACTTTTTAGGTATTTATTGAATTATTGTTTTTAGATATTGGAATATTGGAAGATGAATATCGTTATCTTGTTGATTTGTATTTTTGTGTGTTTCTTTGAATTTTTCGTTATAAATTGCTATATTTCTAGATGTTGAATTATtcaaaaaagtttaaaattaaaactacaAATCGGATCCGGTTCGTAACCGGAATCAGCCGGGTAAGAAACGGTTGGTTCCGAACTGGAACCGGTCGGAACCGATTCCGGTTCCGATTCCAGAATTCATGAAAATTTGTAATCGGGTACCCGGTCAAACCGGACCGGATAGAACCGGAACAGGTCGGTTAAGCAGGCCTAGTGATACGTCAGTAACTTAAGAAAGATAGTTTACCGATTTTTTAGTCATAGAATCCTAGGGAAAAATTGTACTACTGTAAATCATGATATCAGTAGTTAATTTCAAACTACATAGAAAATTTGGATTTGATCAATGatattatgtggaataaattagagaaaacaagtaaataaaTGTCACTGAATTTCATTTTTCGAAACATAATTGTCTTTTATTTCCTTAACCACTTTCAATAAAATCAGTAAATGATAACAAAAATGTTAATATGGAATTAGGATAGGTCTGGCGTAGTGCCAAAGGAGCGCAGGGGGTAAAAGAATCGTAATTCTCAAATAATTATATCTATAAGTTAAATTTCGGCACTTAATTTCACCTACTTAGGTGTTGGATATAATTAGTTTAAAACacataataaattacaaaatttttGTTCATACGCATTATATTATCATTTGGAAATCATATACTACATCAAACTCCCTTCCTTTTGTGAATATTTATGCATTAGCAATAGTGATTCTTTAATATTATCACATATTTAGATATGATAATATCATATTTATTGAAGTTAAAACAAAAATACGATACTATGATCATAAAGATGAAATGAAACAAAAAGTTTCTAGCCTATCTAGTTCAACCAAATAAGAATTTCGTATCCTTGTACCCAATTTTGTTGATTGTACATAACATATGTAAATTGACGAGGATCCGTCGCCCACTTGTAATAAGTCCTTTTCAAGTTATTTCTTAGCACGTCAACCTGGCTTAACACGAGTTTGTCGATAACTTCACCATCGACCCTTCTAACTGCTGCATATCTGGATTTAGGAAGTGTCACTTGCACTACATCAGGGTCTACAGGGTCAGGAATTCCTCCATCTTGGTATTTTGTAGGTATGTAATAATAGACCGTATAAGTAGAATTTAAAACATCAGTCATCAATACCGGCCCTCTATCACTCTCCATAATGTCCACGAAACCGTTATTATCCTCAAAAAAGTAATCATACAAACTGCACGCAAAATACAAATAACTGTTATCACACTAATTCAATAATTGAATATGTACTTATCTAAATCAAATTAACATTTTCTATTGttcattacaaaaaaaatgacttACACTTCTCCGCCTTTATCAACACCACTCTGAATGGATGATTGTTCAACGCTCGGAGCTGTTACCCATATGGCTGCTTTGTATTGTCGTATTTCGAAATCTTTTTCACTGTGAATAACAGTAAATGACGGACAATCAATTTTGTTACATTGAACTGGAGGACCATTTCCTCCATACCCTCTAGTTTCACCACCTTTGCATTCTTGTAAAGCTATGCAAGAAAAAATTATCAATAAACAAAGTGTGTTTGTTGACATTGTAAGAAATTATTTGTAATGATGTTATTTTACCAATTTGAGAGGAGTATATATAGTCACGGAAAATACTAGTACAATATTTTCATTAATTAGTCATTGATCTTCTAACTTAAGTATATATGACAAGTTGTGATTGCGTTACCAAAAAATCGTAAAGTTAAACATAGTAAAAATCATTGACTAGGATGATATAAAATTTTTTGCGTAACGTTACTCCCATGATGGGTGTTAAATTTTACTCCATAATATATGCATTTATACGGACGTAGTTAAATAGAGAAAAAATCATTGACTAGGATGAGATAACAAATTTTGCGTAACGTACTCCCGCCATGggtattaaatttgtaaaatatatGCATTTATACGGAGGAGAAATAATAAGCGATTTTCATTTTAATCATGATTCTTTTATTCTTTTAGAATATTCTTTGGGAAATACTCCTTATAATGTGTACTGTTAATATAAgtcatctttaaaaaaaatttattttgagtaattttCAGTGATTGTATACCAAGACAATATTCGAAAGGAAAACTATAACTACTTTATAATGAATTCTTGTTTTATTATAGAGCATACCTGATTAAGTTTGAAAATCTAATGGATGAACTGTACTGAATCTTTTCAGTTTTCACACCgaatatcttaattaaataaGACCAAATCATAATAAGTTTATTAGAATAAATTTTTTAGTTTCTATCGctcatagaaaaataaaaataaatactactgaaaaaaaaatcttataaTTCACCACCTTGTTTAAGACCACCGGGATTGAATATTGTTTGATGGTCGTTTATTAGAATAGATTTTTAACGTCTATGGctcatagaaaaataaaaataaatgatatTGAAAAAAAACTTACATTTGTCCACCTTGTTGAATACCACCTACTACCTAGAGTTGAATATAGTTTGACGGTCGGAGTTGTTACCCATAATGATTGGAGGTAATTTCTCCCCCATATCCTTTAGTTTCATAAACCTTTGCATTTTTTATACAACAATGCAAGAAAAAATCatcaagaaaaaaattatgtttCTCGAAGAAAACATTGGAAGAACTTGATTTGATAATGTTGTCGTTTGCTCGATTTGAGAGGtatatatataatcacaaataaTCATGCATGTTAAAATAGTTCATAATTCTAtaatttttgggaaaaaaaGGAATGGAAGCTATAATTTTGTCATACACATTGTGATATCTTGGACACCCAGTGTGGCCGTAGTAGCCGTCGTGCAACGGCAAACTCACATCTCTCGGCTTCTTTTCCTCCTTCTCTTTCTAAAATCTCACCGCCTCCAAGCTTCTACAATTCCACCAAGAGCGACGGTGTGAATCTATGCTGATTCTATTTTAGTTTTTCCGTGGAATTTGGTTTCAATTTGTGTAAATTGGATGTAGATTGCGCAGTAGATCAATGGATGCAATTTAAATTTACTTATTATTAATTAAGTTGAAATTTATAAAcactaaattatactcctactagTTTGATTTACCCATCGTAACTCTTTATTGAGAAAagtgagaaaattttgttttgtattttttgcatttttaattaattaaaagtattttatatttaaaattttctgaAAAAAATATTAGGTTATAATTTAGGCTCTAATATAACATAATTAGTAACTTAATCCAGTCAAAATCAACTAAACAGCCGTTGACTGTTAGATTTAAACGGCGCCGTCTAAAAAGGACTAAATCTGGCCGTTTTCAATTGTGTTggaccaaataattcaaaagataatgttcttgatcaaaatcataaaatcgtcGGATGTTCAAGACCATTTTACTCCTTCAATATTTAACTTGTGACCTTTCAAATGCTCGTTTCTTGCTGACCTTTGACCAATCCCTAAGCTTTCCCACAACCCATCTTGTCTGATTTCATGTTAAAAACGAGATATGAAAATTATATTCTCTCATTAAACACTCTTTAATTCAAGTTCTTTTGGAAGTAGAAAATCTCATTcattttggatttattttgCCTTCGTTTTCGTCGCGTGCGTGGCTTGTTTTGCCGAATCGTCTTCATTACCTTGAACTTGAATGAAGTATGTATCGATCTCGAATCGAATTTAATTTGAAACTTGTTTGGGGGGCATGAAAATTGGTTGTGAAAGAAGTTCATTTCAAAACATGTTTTGTGGCAGTTTTTAGTGCGACTTTCCCGACTCGTTTGAAATCATTTTCCTTTGGAACATTGCAGATTTGTAGCTTCATAAACCAGCTACGTGTATATGATTTTAGATCTGAGTTCTGTGAAGGTTTGGTAGCTGTTTCAAGCCTTGGAAAAAACCCTTTCAAAATGactaatactttaaaataaaatattgtacaAAGAAGTGAAAGAACAATgagaaatgattaaaaaaaagttaaatgtATTAGAAGAAAATTAATAAACGTAAACAAGAAAATCTAGATGTATTAGAAGTAGAAAAGCTAAAATagttaaatattataattataattatagtaataatgCGTTATGGGGAATTAAATGCTAAAGTAGTTACAAAAATTAATCCATTTAAGGATAAAGCTTAAAATCCGTTAGAATAAATAAATGCTCAAATAAGATCAAAGAATTATTCCACTTTATATATATGCGCTACTGCCAACCAGGACTCGAACTGCGATCTCAACACTGAATAAGTGTAATTTCACCGTTGCACCACCACTGATTTTTCGAGTATTCATCTAGTAACTTATTTTTAAACTTAGGTACGTGGTGCCGGCCGAAGCCCATAATTCTGAGCGCCGGCCGGGTGCCCTATGATATCTGTTCCGGTTCTTGTGGCTGTTTGCTGAGCTGCGCGGACCGGATCGTGCCGTGAAGACGGGATTGTTCCACGGCGAGTGGGCGTAAGTGGTTGCATCCTTTCTTCTTTTACATGTTATGAGGTCACGTTTTTGGGTATGTTGTCGTCCCATCGGATTTACTCGAGCCACGAGGTTGCGCATTACGTGCAGAAATTGATCGCCGAGGAAGGATAAGTGACCGGAACCGATGGCCTCTTTCAGGGACATGGCTTCCAGATTACTCAAATTGTTTCGATATTTATTAAATTGGGCctcgtttttttttgttttatggtTGGACGAAGTATAGTTGAGAGTTGGGTTTAGTCCCTATTAAATTGTTGCAAAGGAAATTCACCCATTTAATTTTGATGTGGGACTTATTTAAAGGTATTTTGGGCTAAAATCATTACAAATCTTGGGCTTGCTTTTATTTTTAAGTCAATTTTTGGATTCATagtttcaaataattaaatctttcGATTTAACTAgacctaaaaatgaaaaatcaaactTTCGAATTCAATTAATACGAGAATAAGCGGAAACCTCTCAAGTGAATCTTAGAAGGGAGTAGGATGCATATGTTGGTAGGAAGATGCATGACATTGTGACAAAGGGCttctgtttattttttgtagccAAAAGGATTATATTCTGTTATCTAAATGGATTCATTTTGAGTAATCCTTGTATAGTTTTCGTGATAGTGGATGTGTTTTCCATCACGATTTGTATTGTATATGAGTGATGCAGTTTCATCAATTTCATATAAACGGTGTTGGAAATTAACGCACTCGCATAATCAATAAAAACGGGAATTAAGATGAAtatcacttacattttattataaaattcatttaaaactaacaGACTCCTTAACAATAAAAGATTCCTCCATAGCAACGAAAATTTGGCCGATGTCGAGTATGTAAGCGACAAAGGACCAAAACAAGAAAGGAAAAAACAGGGGGTGCTGTAGGAATCGATGTATCCAAACGATTTAGTGGCTGCCCAACGAGCCACTAGGAAAACTGGAGAACCTCATAATTGAGGGCTTCTAATTCTATCCACCAAAAGTGCAACCACTATACCATTTGGATTCATGACACCTAGCCTTCATCAACGACCTCATACAACTCCAACAGGCTACTACTCTCTTCATTCTCTTTCACCATAACTCCCAAGTGCAACCATTTGGACCCTTGTTTTGTTTCGATTCATTCATGTCTATATTTGGTGTTtctcataaaattatttttgatttaAACTCCCAATATATTTGATGTTATATAACACATTAGATACAAGATATCACACCGTTGCCAGTCTCCTAGGATGAAaaactcctcctcctcctccttgcCTCAAAACAACGATCGATGCTCATCTTTGGTCACGAGCGCcagttttcttcatcttctcatCCCATCTTGCCACCAAGAAATGACTGTAAATCATAAACAGTAGCTACATATTTAGTCCCATCCAAGGCGAATACAACACCATTTACACACTAATTTAGGCTTACGACTCCATTTATCAGCAAAAGAGAATCAAGAATCACCAAAATATAAGAATTTTGAGAAGTATATAACTCACACTCTATACTTAAAAACAGTTGGTATTCTTAAATCCGCAATCACCTTATTCTTGCAACAAAGTGAAGTAAACGACCACAGAAATATGTATACAGGGTAGTATCGGGAAACTAGAATTGGGGTGGGGATTACCTTCGTTTTGATTTGAGGTGTTCCTGGCTTAGTGGTAGTAGTACTACTTCCGAATCCAAACTTGGGCTTCTTTTCTGCAGGCTTCAAGATTTGAAAGGAGCACATCAAGGTCTCATCCACGCTCATCATGGCGCCGGCATTGTCGAATTCTCCGCAGTAGTTTGGGGCTGAGAATATTGTCACGAGTTGTCTATCAGCAAAAAACTCATATCCATCTTCGACCACCTGCAAGAATATGAGGGCTAAATTAGTTTTAAATTCCATAACTTCACCATGCACTCAACAAGAACAAGTACAGATCAAACCTGGTGGGCACGGCAAATAAGGTCAAGATCGTGTTTTTGAAGAAATTCCGTCACCTTATCTGGACCAAAAGTATATGAGACTCCCCTATCATTCATTCCCCATTCTTTGACGTCTTTGCTGGGGTCAGACCATAGTAAATCGCACAGTAAGCCGGTTTCAGGAACATCAGTCGGGCGCTGTAGATTTCTAATTTGATTTAAATCGTGCAGATCCGGAGAGAGTCCTCCGTGCATGCACAATATCTTCTCGTCAATTAAAGCTGCAACAGGTAGACAGTTGAAACAGTCTGTGAAAACTTTCCATAGTCTTACGTTAAACCGTCTTTTGCATTCATCATAGAATCCGTATATACGATTGACTGATGCGCATTCGTGGTTTCCCCGCAGTAAGAAGAAGTTTTCAGGATATTTTATCTTGTAGGCGAGTAAAAGGCAGATTGTTTCCAGGCTTTGCTTCCCACGATCCACATAATCCCCCAAAAATAAGTAATTTGATTTTGGGGGCAATCCACCATATTCGAAAAGTCTAAGAAGATCTGAATATTGGCCATGAATATCCCCTGCCGAATAATTGATTCACATGGGGAAAGGTTAACAATGGAATTTGATGAAACAATCACAAGGAAGAATGAACTAATAATTTGATTCACATGCCAGTCCCAGAGACATGAAACATGCAGAAcaacaaattttcaaaattcaaacatgtATATGCAGAACTTTCGAAATTCAAGCATTCCATTTGAATTCAGtctaagaaataaaatactccatctgGTTTTCAGAAAAGTTTCTTCAACCAAGAGGACCAAACAATTTTGATCAACTAAATGTTATGTACAGTATAATATACTCCCTATGTTCcctagtagtggagtcattttgtcattttggtacgttccatagtagtggagtcatttacctttttagtaaaagtcaacacatttcttctcacttacttttctctctctcttacttcattctctctactttttcctctctcctactttattatcttttaatttaatacattacacacatttttcttaatctccgtgccggaaagaaatgcctccactactatggaacggaggaagtatcattCAACTAATCACTTTTCCAAAGACTTTCCCATAACAGCAACAGAATCTCAAAGCCACATGCGGTAATAGGATCGATTATACGTGATAAAGATTAAATGGGTCATGTCATCTGTCATAAGAAAAATCTGTAAATATCTTCTCGTGCGTAATTGTAGAAGAAATCTCTGATGATGGATTGAATATGTTTCCAGATCCCAATAGCAAAGATAGTATAGCTACAATCGTCTATGTAAATTACTACACTATAATTTTTTAAGATTATTTGCTCAATGCCTAGCACAGTAAAAAGATATGAAGTTGACTGATAAGGAATGCTTAAAAAGGTAACTAGTACAACAAGATGTCCACCTCCATAATAGCATGCTCCAACCTTACATGGTTCTTCAAGCTAAGTCTATTGTTTGATACTATGGTTATGTTAAGATAAGCCCAAATATGGATATATATCTGAATATTTCATGTGTTTGATATAAAACTATAATGGGCCTTGTTTTTTTCAAAAGCCCAACACGCACAACACACACCAAAACAGCTCGCCATCGccattctcttcttcctcctcctctttcCCTCACTTCCCCCAAATTCCACCCACCTGCTTAATCTCCCACCCTAATTCCTCCGACTAACCCCCCTCGTGTATTTTCCGCCAACTTTCCCACCCTAATTCCCCCATCGCCATTACCTTCCGATTCTCGTGTATTTTCCGCCAAATTTTTGGGGGTATTACGGCTGCGGAGGATCTCTGATTGTTTCCGATAACCATGGGTTCGATTGGAGCAGATCTGAGCCGGAAAATCCACCCCCGAGCGGTGGACGACTTCGATCGGTTGCCGGACTCGCTCATCCTATTGATCTTCAATATAATCGGAGACGTCAAGCACTTGGGGCGATGCTGCGTCGTTTCGAGGCGGTTCCACTCGCTTGTTCCCCAGGTCGACAACGTCGTTGTCCGCGTCGACTGCGTGATCTCCGACGACGATCCTTCCTCCAcctcatcctcctcgtcctccgcctcctccgccgccgacaAGTCGCGCCACCCGATCTCCTCCTTCTTCCGCACCTTCTTCTCGGGACTCCAAACGGACGCCCGGCGTGAGAGTGACAAATGCGGTGTGTGAACGGAGACAGCAGAATGAGAGAGATGGAGCTGCCTGGCTTTGTTTTCCCAATTTGAgaactagagagagagaggtggaaGTCTTTGTCACATAGAGAGAGAGTTTTGAGAATGATAATACAAAAGTTTAGGAAAAAGAGATGGGGGTTGGGATTGTTTCTGTTTTGTGAATTGTAGAAGATGacacaaagagagagaaaataggaGTGGAATGGCTGTGTACGTGTAGGAAGAGTAGGGAATAGGAGTAAtagtttatttgtttatttctttaacTTTTACAGTAGGGAAATAGGCCCAATAGGCCCAATAACATATATATCTAATCTGTGCATAACCCAACCAACGTATCAAACGATTTGGAGCCCTAAGCATACTACACCCCACAATTTGGAGCTACGGTTTAACTCGTTTGAACTTTTCATTACTACCATTTTCTTGTTTCACATCAAAGTTTAGCAGCACACTTCCTTATCTAAGTCATAAAACTCCTTATGCAAACAATTTGTTCAAAATCATTTTAGGGTTTAAATGCAAATGCATTTCTCACTTCAATTAGCATGTAAATAGACCAATTTAAACGAAACACTCAGCCTAAAATGAATTCTGTGCGCATGATGATACAAGTATCACAAAGCCTATTGGAGTCAACCCACACATGAAAACAACAGAAAAGCTCTCCAACAAAATCGAAATCAAACAAAACCCTAATAAAATCGATCAACACCAAAACAAACATTtcccaactaaaaaaaatgcaaCTTTGAAGAAAATCATACCACAAATCTTAATTGGAGCTTCAAGGTCGAGAAGATTAGGCTGGTGCATAAAAATTTCTTTGGACTGCAAGCAGAGGCGTCTGATCTCCGACTCCGAGAGCTGCACCTGCTTTCCTGGCCTCCCTTTTACCTCAAGCAGCCGGTTTATTATATCATCGAGTGACGCTGAATCCATCTAATTCCCTTCTTCTTAGCAAATTTCTCTCATACAAATGAATAGCCAGTGAATTGGGTGAGAGGGAGAAGAATAAAGTGGGCGTGCGTGTTGCTGGTGCGTTTTGAATGGAAGAATTTAGCTTTAAACCTTTTCTCTA is part of the Salvia splendens isolate huo1 chromosome 6, SspV2, whole genome shotgun sequence genome and encodes:
- the LOC121808443 gene encoding serine/threonine-protein phosphatase PP1 isozyme 3-like produces the protein MDSASLDDIINRLLEVKGRPGKQVQLSESEIRRLCLQSKEIFMHQPNLLDLEAPIKICGDIHGQYSDLLRLFEYGGLPPKSNYLFLGDYVDRGKQSLETICLLLAYKIKYPENFFLLRGNHECASVNRIYGFYDECKRRFNVRLWKVFTDCFNCLPVAALIDEKILCMHGGLSPDLHDLNQIRNLQRPTDVPETGLLCDLLWSDPSKDVKEWGMNDRGVSYTFGPDKVTEFLQKHDLDLICRAHQVVEDGYEFFADRQLVTIFSAPNYCGEFDNAGAMMSVDETLMCSFQILKPAEKKPKFGFGSSTTTTKPGTPQIKTKSFLGGKMG